The following proteins are encoded in a genomic region of Prionailurus viverrinus isolate Anna chromosome E3, UM_Priviv_1.0, whole genome shotgun sequence:
- the AHSP gene encoding alpha-hemoglobin-stabilizing protein, whose protein sequence is MALLQANKDLISKGMKEFNILLDQQVFPNPSIPEEAMVTIVDDWVNFYINYYRTQVVGEQQEQERALQELRQELNTLSAPFLAKYRAFLKSL, encoded by the exons ATGGCCCTTCTTCAAGCCAATAAAGATCTCATTTCCAAAGGAATGAAGGAATTTAATATTCTGCTGGATCAGCAG GTCTTTCCTAATCCTTCTATCCCTGAAGAAGCCATGGTGACTATAGTGGATGACTGGGTGAACTTCTACATCAACTATTACAGGACACAGGTGGTGGGGGAGCAGCAAGAGCAGGAAAGGGCTCTACAGGAACTTCGGCAAGAGCTAAAtactctgtctgcccctttcctggCCAAATATAGGGCCTTCCTGAAGTCCTTGTGA